A stretch of Ipomoea triloba cultivar NCNSP0323 chromosome 13, ASM357664v1 DNA encodes these proteins:
- the LOC116001281 gene encoding protein RKD1-like, with amino-acid sequence MANTTYPSSSDNSSFWDDIIVSPLRDSAQSIDFTAVENFENAPPESKEIIASPGTDVVAIDQGAAVVVEEDNTTATLDVAAMNASVFRGRKRARRTFCDTTTLTFENFSEYFYLPSEQAAAELQVGREVFKKKCREVGISYWPYRKLVSLDRLLAKVQVISIFLYLFHLNIFEGGLTKCDIGIW; translated from the coding sequence ATGGCAAATACGACATATCCCTCATCTTCGGATAACTCTTCCTTTTGGGATGACATTATCGTATCACCGTTAAGAGATAGTGCACAAAGTATAGATTTTACTGCTGTCGAAAATTTTGAGAATGCTCCACCAGAGTCGAAAGAGATAATTGCTTCACCAGGTACAGATGTTGTGGCTATTGATCAAGGTGCTGCTGTAGTAGTGGAGGAAGATAATACCACTGCAACGCTAGATGTAGCAGCTATGAATGCAAGTGTATTTCGTGGGAGAAAGAGAGCTAGAAGAACATTTTGTGATACTACCACGCTaacttttgaaaacttttctGAATATTTTTATCTGCCTTCTGAACAAGCTGCAGCGGAATTGCAGGTTGGGCGCgaagtttttaagaaaaagtgTAGGGAAGTGGGAATTTCCTACTGGCCTTATCGAAAACTCGTGAGTCTGGACAGATTATTGGCAAAAGTTCAGGTAATTTCTATATTCCTATATCTTTTTCACCTTAACATTTTCGAAGGGGGTTTAACAAAGTGTGATATAGGAATTTGGTGA